From one Lycium barbarum isolate Lr01 chromosome 6, ASM1917538v2, whole genome shotgun sequence genomic stretch:
- the LOC132643573 gene encoding protein DETOXIFICATION 42 isoform X1, whose product MYIHKNKKRETFALKENCLPLICIINLGPLIVRESSGNHFFGELAISMTEKEAPYSDNGRFPLCILFREARSVFKLDELGREIATIALPAALALTADPIASLVDTAFIGQIGPVELAAVGVSIAVFNQASRIAIFPLVSVTTSFVAEEDTITKVSPEPRDTESQDSQSQDAEGLDAELLSNSENKELIPQNRSVYKSGKIATTFEVVKPKPEKRHIPSASSALIIGAILGLIQAAFLISGAKPLLNFMGVKSGSPMLKPAQEYLKLRSLGAPAVLLSLAMQGVFRGFKDTKTPLFATVAGDLTNIILDSIFIFVFRMGVRGAAIAHVISQYLISVILFWRLMEKVDLLPPSLKHLQFARFLTNGFLLLMRVIAVTFCVTLAASLAARLGPTEMAAFQVCLQVWLAVSLLADGLAVAGQAILASAFAQKDFNRATATASRVLQLGLVLGLVLSLILGVGLHFGARLFTKDVNVIHLIGVGIPFVAATQPINALAFVFDGVNFGASDFAYAAYSMVTVALFSIMFLLILSSSYKFVGIWVALTIYMSLRALAGFWRIGTGTGPWKFLKS is encoded by the exons atgtacatacacaaaaataaaaaaagagaaacTTTTGCACTAAAGGAAAATTGTTTACCTCTCATTTGCATCATTAATTTAGGTCCTTTAATAGTGAG GGAGAGCAGTGGAAACCATTTTTTTGGCGAGTTAGCTATTAGTATGACAGAAAAAGAAGCTCCATATTCAGATAATGGAAGATTCCCACTCTGCATTTTATTTAGGGAAGCAAG ATCAGTATTTAAATTGGATGAGTTAGGCCGAGAGATTGCAACAATTGCCCTCCCAGCTGCACTAGCTTTAACAGCAGATCCTATTGCATCTCTGGTTGATACAGCATTCATTGGCCAAATAG GCCCTGTTGAGCTTGCTGCTGTTGGAGTTTCGATTGCTGTTTTCAATCAAGCGTCAAGGATTGCAATATTCCCACTAGTCAGTGTCACTACCTCTTTTGTTGCCGAGGAGGATACCATCACAAAAGTAAGCCCCGAACCACGAGATACTGAAAGCCAGGATTCACAATCACAAGATGCTGAAGGATTAGATGCAGAATTGCTATCAAATAGTGAAAACAAAGAGCTAATACCCCAAAATA GGAGTGTGTACAAGTCCGGAAAGATAGCTACTACCTTTGAAGTTGTGAAGCCAAAGCCTGAAAAGAGGCACATTCCATCTGCATCTTCTGCATTAATTATCGGTGCCATCCTTGGCCTCATCCAAGCAGCCTTTCTAATTTCTGGAGCAAAGCCTTTATTAAACTTCATGGGAGTCAAATCT GGATCACCCATGCTAAAACCAGCACAAGAGTACCTGAAATTGAGGTCACTCGGTGCACCAGCAGTTCTTCTCTCATTGGCCATGCAAGGAGTTTTTCGAGGATTTAAAGATACAAAAACTCCACTTTTTGCAACTG TGGCTGGAGATTTGACAAATATAATTTTGGACTCCATATTCATTTTTGTGTTCCGTATGGGTGTCAGAGGCGCTGCAATTGCTCATGTAATTTCACA GTACCTAATTTCAGTAATACTTTTTTGGAGATTGATGGAAAAAGTTGATCTCTTACCTCCTAGTCTAAAGCATCTGCAATTTGCTCGATTTCTTACAAATG GATTTCTATTGTTAATGAGGGTCATAGCAGTGACGTTCTGTGTAACGTTAGCTGCATCATTGGCTGCAAGATTAGGACCCACAGAAATGGCTGCATTTCAGGTCTGCTTGCAGGTTTGGTTGGCTGTATCTCTTCTAGCTGATGGGTTGGCTGTTGCCGGTCAG GCAATATTAGCAAGTGCATTTGCTCAGAAGGACTTCAATAGGGCTACTGCTACAGCATCAAGAGTACTACAG CTGGGATTAGTCCTGGGATTGGTGCTATCACTTATCCTTGGAGTTGGTTTACACTTTGGAGCTAGATTATTTACAAAAGACGTCAATGTCATCCACCTAATTGGTGTTGGTATTCCG TTTGTCGCAGCAACACAACCTATCAATGCCCTGGCCTTTGTCTTTGATGGTGTAAACTTTGGCGCATCTGACTTTGCATATGCTGCCTACTCGATG